One Delphinus delphis chromosome 3, mDelDel1.2, whole genome shotgun sequence genomic region harbors:
- the RAI14 gene encoding ankycorbin isoform X8 codes for MLACEIGSSNIVEALIKKGADLNLVDSLGHNALHYSKLSENAGIQSLLLSKISQDADLKTPTKPKQHDQVSKISSERSGTPKKRKAPPPPISPTQLSDVSSPRSITSTPLSGKESVFFAEPPFKQAEISSIRENKDRLSDSTTGADSLLDISSEADQQDLLVLLQAKVASLTLHNKELQDKLQAKTPREAEADLSFDFYHSAETDLAPSLGKPSETPPPDSRPSPSVLTHSLSKSTIDSDVRIQQLQEILHDLQKKLESSEAERRELQAELQARRTESVCLNNSEISENGSDLSQKLKETQSKYEEAMKEVLSVQKQMKLGLVSPEGVDTDSGLRELRITEEEIDVLKRDLQNALEESERNKARVREMEEKLAEREKGVVMKPPGEEFEEMKSSYCSVIENMNKEKAFLFEKYQEAQEEIMKLKDTLKNQMTQEAGDEAGDMKEAMNRMIDELNKQVSELSQLYKEAQAELEDYRKRKSLEDVTAEYIHKAEHEKLMQVTSVSRAKAEEALCEMKSQYSQVLSELTQLKQLVDAQKENSVSMTEHLQAITMLRTTAREMEEKIGSLKEHLASKEGEVAKLEKQLLEEKAAVTDAMVPRSAYEKLQSSLESEVSVLASKLKDSVKEKEKAHSEVAQIRSEVSQMKRERENIQTLLKSKEQEVNELLQKCQDAQEELAEMKRDSESSSKLEEDKDKKINEMSKEVAKLKEALNSLSQLSYATSSSKRQSQQLEALQQQLAECKKQHQEVISVYRMHLLYAVQGQMDEDVQKVLKQILTMCKNQSQKK; via the exons ATGCTGGCTTGTGAGATTGGCAGCTCTAACATTGTGGAAGCCTTAATTAAAAAGGGGGCAGACCTAAACCTTGTAGATTCTCTTGGACACAATGCCTTACATTATTCCAAACTCTCAGAAAATGCAGGAATTCAAAGCCTTCTATTATCAAAAATCTCTCAGGATGCTG ATTTAAAGACaccaacaaaaccaaagcag CATGATCAAGTCTCTAAAATAAGCTCAGAGAGAAGTGGAACTCCAAAAAAACGCAAAGCTCCACCACCTCCTATCAGTCCTACCCag TTGAGTGACGTGTCTTCCCCAAGATCAATAACTTCAACACCACTTTCAGGAAAGGAATCAGTATTTTTTGCTGAACCACCCTTCAAG CAGGCTGAGATCAGTTCTATACGGGAAAACAAAGACAGACTAAGTGACAGTACTACGG GTGCTGATAGCTTATTGGATATAAGTTCTGAAGCTGACCAACAAGATCTTCTGGTCCTACTGCAGGCAAAAGTTGCTTCTCTTACCTTACACAATAAGGAATTACAAGATAAATTACAG GCCAAAACACCCAGGGAGGCAGAAGCAGACCTGAGCTTTGACTTTTACCATTCTGCTGAAACTGACTTGGCCCCATCCCTGGGCAAACCTAGTGAAACCCCTCCTCCAGACTCCAGACCATCTCCATCTGTCTTAACACATTCCTTGAGTAAATCCACTATCGACAGCGATGTCAGAATCCAGCAACTACAGGAGATTCTACACGACTTGCAGAAGAAATTGGAGAGCTctgaagcagagaggagagagctgcaggCCGAGCTCCAGGCCAGAAGGACAGAGTCGGTGTGCTTAAACAACTCGGAGATTTCAGAGAACGGCTCCGACCTCAGCCAGAAGCTTAAGGAAACTCAGAGCAAGTACGAGGAAGCTATGAAAGAAGTCCTGAGCGTGCAGAAGCAGATGAAACTAGGCCTGGTCTCACCGGAAGGCGTGGATACTGACTCAGGCCTCCGTGAGCTGAGGatcacagaggaggaaatagaCGTGCTAAAGCGGGATCTCCAGAACGCACTGGAAGAAAGTGAACGAAATAAAGCGAGAGtgagagagatggaggaaaagcttgcagagagggagaaaggggtggTTATGAAGCCACCTGGGGAAGAGTTCGAGGAAATGAAAAGCTCGTATTGCTCGGTAATTGAGAATATGAACAAGGAGAAGGCGTTTTTGTTTGAGAAATACCAAGAGGCCCAAGAAGAAATCATGAAATTAAAAGATACACTGAAAAATCAGATGACCCAGGAGGCGGGCGATGAAGCTGGGGACATGAAAGAGGCCATGAACAGGATGATAGATGAACTCAACAAGCAGGTGAGTGAGCTGTCCCAGCTGTACAAAGAGGCCCAGGCCGAGCTGGAGGACTACAGGAAGAGGAAATCTCTAGAAGACGTCACAGCTGAATACATCCATAAGGCAGAGCACGAGAAGCTGATGCAGGTGACCAGCGTATCCAGAGCGAAGGCTGAAGAGGCCCTGTGTGAAATGAAGTCGCAGTATTCCCAAGTGCTGAGTGAGCTGACCCAGCTCAAACAGTTGGTGGATGCACAGAAAGAGAACTCTGTCTCCATGACGGAGCATCTGCAAGCGATAACCATGCTGCGGACCACTGCCAGAGAGATGGAGGAGAAGATAGGCAGTCTTAAAGAGCACCTTGCGAGCAAGGAAGGGGAGGTGGCAAAGCTGGAGAAACAACTCCTAGAGGAGAAGGCGGCCGTGACCGACGCGATGGTGCCCAGGTCTGCCTATGAGAAGCTCCAGTCGTCTTTGGAAAGCGAAGTGAGTGTGTTGGCCTCAAAATTAAAGGATTccgtgaaagagaaagagaaggcccATTCAGAGGTTGCCCAGATTAGAAGCGAGGTCTCacaaatgaaaagggaaagggaaaacatTCAGACTCTCTTGAAATCCAAAGAGCAAGAAGTAAATGAACTTCTGCAAAAATGCCAGGACGCTCAGGAAGAGCTTGCAGAAATGAAGAGAGATTCTGAAAGCTCTTCAAAACTGGAAGAGGATAAAGACAAGAAG ATAAACGAGATGTCGAAGGAAGTCGCCAAGTTGAAGGAGGCCCTGAACAGCCTCTCGCAGCTCTCCTACGCCACGAGCTCGTCCAAGAGGCAGAGCCAGCAGCTGGAGGCGCTGCAGCAGCAGCTGGCT GAGTGCAAGAAACAACACCAGGAAGTGATATCAGTTTACAGAATGCACCTTCTGTACGCTGTGCAG GGCCAGATGGATGAAGATGTCCAAAAAGTACTGAAGCAAATCCTCACCATGTGTAAGAACCAGTCCCAGAAGAAGTAA
- the RAI14 gene encoding ankycorbin isoform X7 — MVTHGVDVTAQDTAGHSALHLAAKNSHHECIKKLLQSKCPAESIDSSGKTALHYAAAQGCLQAVQVLCEHKSPINLKDLDGNIPLLLAVQNGHSEVCRFLLDHGADVNSRDKNGRTALMLACEIGSSNIVEALIKKGADLNLVDSLGHNALHYSKLSENAGIQSLLLSKISQDADLKTPTKPKQHDQVSKISSERSGTPKKRKAPPPPISPTQLSDVSSPRSITSTPLSGKESVFFAEPPFKQAEISSIRENKDRLSDSTTGADSLLDISSEADQQDLLVLLQAKVASLTLHNKELQDKLQAKTPREAEADLSFDFYHSAETDLAPSLGKPSETPPPDSRPSPSVLTHSLSKSTIDSDVRIQQLQEILHDLQKKLESSEAERRELQAELQARRTESVCLNNSEISENGSDLSQKLKETQSKYEEAMKEVLSVQKQMKLGLVSPEGVDTDSGLRELRITEEEIDVLKRDLQNALEESERNKARVREMEEKLAEREKGVVMKPPGEEFEEMKSSYCSVIENMNKEKAFLFEKYQEAQEEIMKLKDTLKNQMTQEAGDEAGDMKEAMNRMIDELNKQVSELSQLYKEAQAELEDYRKRKSLEDVTAEYIHKAEHEKLMQVTSVSRAKAEEALCEMKSQYSQVLSELTQLKQLVDAQKENSVSMTEHLQAITMLRTTAREMEEKIGSLKEHLASKEGEVAKLEKQLLEEKAAVTDAMVPRSAYEKLQSSLESEVSVLASKLKDSVKEKEKAHSEVAQIRSEVSQMKRERENIQTLLKSKEQEVNELLQKCQDAQEELAEMKRDSESSSKLEEDKDKKINEMSKEVAKLKEALNSLSQLSYATSSSKRQSQQLEALQQQLAECKKQHQEVISVYRMHLLYAVQGQMDEDVQKVLKQILTMCKNQSQKK; from the exons TCTAAATGCCCAGCCGAAAGTATCGACAGCTCTGGGAAAACAGCTTTACATTATGCAG CGGCTCAGGGCTGCCTTCAAGCTGTGCAGGTTCTTTGCGAGCACAAAAGCCCCATAAACCTCAAGGATTTG GATGGGAATATACCACTGCTTCTTGCAGTACAAAATGGCCACAGTGAGGTCTGTCGCTTTCTCCTGGATCATGGAGCAGATGTAAATTCCAGAGACAAAAATGGAAG AACTGCTCTCATGCTGGCTTGTGAGATTGGCAGCTCTAACATTGTGGAAGCCTTAATTAAAAAGGGGGCAGACCTAAACCTTGTAGATTCTCTTGGACACAATGCCTTACATTATTCCAAACTCTCAGAAAATGCAGGAATTCAAAGCCTTCTATTATCAAAAATCTCTCAGGATGCTG ATTTAAAGACaccaacaaaaccaaagcag CATGATCAAGTCTCTAAAATAAGCTCAGAGAGAAGTGGAACTCCAAAAAAACGCAAAGCTCCACCACCTCCTATCAGTCCTACCCag TTGAGTGACGTGTCTTCCCCAAGATCAATAACTTCAACACCACTTTCAGGAAAGGAATCAGTATTTTTTGCTGAACCACCCTTCAAG CAGGCTGAGATCAGTTCTATACGGGAAAACAAAGACAGACTAAGTGACAGTACTACGG GTGCTGATAGCTTATTGGATATAAGTTCTGAAGCTGACCAACAAGATCTTCTGGTCCTACTGCAGGCAAAAGTTGCTTCTCTTACCTTACACAATAAGGAATTACAAGATAAATTACAG GCCAAAACACCCAGGGAGGCAGAAGCAGACCTGAGCTTTGACTTTTACCATTCTGCTGAAACTGACTTGGCCCCATCCCTGGGCAAACCTAGTGAAACCCCTCCTCCAGACTCCAGACCATCTCCATCTGTCTTAACACATTCCTTGAGTAAATCCACTATCGACAGCGATGTCAGAATCCAGCAACTACAGGAGATTCTACACGACTTGCAGAAGAAATTGGAGAGCTctgaagcagagaggagagagctgcaggCCGAGCTCCAGGCCAGAAGGACAGAGTCGGTGTGCTTAAACAACTCGGAGATTTCAGAGAACGGCTCCGACCTCAGCCAGAAGCTTAAGGAAACTCAGAGCAAGTACGAGGAAGCTATGAAAGAAGTCCTGAGCGTGCAGAAGCAGATGAAACTAGGCCTGGTCTCACCGGAAGGCGTGGATACTGACTCAGGCCTCCGTGAGCTGAGGatcacagaggaggaaatagaCGTGCTAAAGCGGGATCTCCAGAACGCACTGGAAGAAAGTGAACGAAATAAAGCGAGAGtgagagagatggaggaaaagcttgcagagagggagaaaggggtggTTATGAAGCCACCTGGGGAAGAGTTCGAGGAAATGAAAAGCTCGTATTGCTCGGTAATTGAGAATATGAACAAGGAGAAGGCGTTTTTGTTTGAGAAATACCAAGAGGCCCAAGAAGAAATCATGAAATTAAAAGATACACTGAAAAATCAGATGACCCAGGAGGCGGGCGATGAAGCTGGGGACATGAAAGAGGCCATGAACAGGATGATAGATGAACTCAACAAGCAGGTGAGTGAGCTGTCCCAGCTGTACAAAGAGGCCCAGGCCGAGCTGGAGGACTACAGGAAGAGGAAATCTCTAGAAGACGTCACAGCTGAATACATCCATAAGGCAGAGCACGAGAAGCTGATGCAGGTGACCAGCGTATCCAGAGCGAAGGCTGAAGAGGCCCTGTGTGAAATGAAGTCGCAGTATTCCCAAGTGCTGAGTGAGCTGACCCAGCTCAAACAGTTGGTGGATGCACAGAAAGAGAACTCTGTCTCCATGACGGAGCATCTGCAAGCGATAACCATGCTGCGGACCACTGCCAGAGAGATGGAGGAGAAGATAGGCAGTCTTAAAGAGCACCTTGCGAGCAAGGAAGGGGAGGTGGCAAAGCTGGAGAAACAACTCCTAGAGGAGAAGGCGGCCGTGACCGACGCGATGGTGCCCAGGTCTGCCTATGAGAAGCTCCAGTCGTCTTTGGAAAGCGAAGTGAGTGTGTTGGCCTCAAAATTAAAGGATTccgtgaaagagaaagagaaggcccATTCAGAGGTTGCCCAGATTAGAAGCGAGGTCTCacaaatgaaaagggaaagggaaaacatTCAGACTCTCTTGAAATCCAAAGAGCAAGAAGTAAATGAACTTCTGCAAAAATGCCAGGACGCTCAGGAAGAGCTTGCAGAAATGAAGAGAGATTCTGAAAGCTCTTCAAAACTGGAAGAGGATAAAGACAAGAAG ATAAACGAGATGTCGAAGGAAGTCGCCAAGTTGAAGGAGGCCCTGAACAGCCTCTCGCAGCTCTCCTACGCCACGAGCTCGTCCAAGAGGCAGAGCCAGCAGCTGGAGGCGCTGCAGCAGCAGCTGGCT GAGTGCAAGAAACAACACCAGGAAGTGATATCAGTTTACAGAATGCACCTTCTGTACGCTGTGCAG GGCCAGATGGATGAAGATGTCCAAAAAGTACTGAAGCAAATCCTCACCATGTGTAAGAACCAGTCCCAGAAGAAGTAA